One Neobacillus endophyticus DNA segment encodes these proteins:
- a CDS encoding type II toxin-antitoxin system RelE/ParE family toxin, whose amino-acid sequence MAGEPSIGYQLKGDLKDFKCHDFKFQQVSLRICYAYHQLDDHVTFVYVGTRENFYDMVKCHLYD is encoded by the coding sequence ATTGCCGGAGAGCCATCTATCGGCTATCAATTGAAGGGCGATTTAAAGGACTTTAAATGTCACGATTTTAAATTTCAACAGGTATCATTAAGAATTTGTTATGCTTACCATCAATTGGATGACCATGTGACTTTTGTTTATGTAGGTACAAGAGAGAACTTTTACGATATGGTAAAGTGTCATTTATATGATTGA
- a CDS encoding helix-turn-helix domain-containing protein, whose protein sequence is MRTMFGFGLGKKRTKLGKWLDQRGIAQSWLKEKTGLNKNTIGDLVNDSDRSPTQSTMKKILKALREIDPNVKSDDFWDM, encoded by the coding sequence ATGAGAACAATGTTTGGCTTTGGCTTAGGGAAGAAACGGACAAAGTTAGGGAAGTGGCTGGATCAAAGAGGAATTGCTCAATCCTGGCTTAAAGAGAAAACAGGATTAAACAAAAACACTATCGGGGATTTAGTAAATGATTCAGATAGGTCTCCCACTCAATCGACAATGAAAAAAATTCTTAAAGCTTTAAGGGAAATAGATCCCAATGTAAAAAGTGATGATTTTTGGGATATGTAA
- a CDS encoding ParA family protein, whose amino-acid sequence MPIIAVSTNKGGVLKTSITTNLAGALCEKHKVLIIDTDNQGNVLVSFGVNPDNVELTLYDVLVDGIDPAKALINVHSNIDVLPANDDMSFLEFDVLSDRENYPDPFRMLEKSMQTLESRYDYILIDSPPNLGLVQGNVLSYADSVLVPFQPEGYSMRSLIKILNAIQNFKEKHNPKLNILGVVATLVDQRTTLHSEVLQQCRRYCLENDIRMFETVIPRSVRFAASVAYERKPATLTDSKNPLVQAYFDLLKEIEE is encoded by the coding sequence ATGCCAATCATCGCTGTTTCAACCAATAAAGGTGGAGTGCTAAAAACCAGCATTACAACGAACTTGGCTGGTGCCTTATGCGAAAAACACAAAGTTTTGATTATTGACACTGATAACCAAGGAAATGTTTTAGTGTCATTCGGAGTGAATCCAGACAATGTGGAACTGACTCTATATGACGTTCTGGTTGATGGAATAGATCCTGCTAAAGCATTAATTAATGTTCACTCTAATATTGATGTGCTGCCGGCGAATGATGATATGAGCTTTTTGGAATTTGATGTCTTATCAGATCGTGAAAACTATCCAGATCCTTTTAGGATGCTTGAAAAATCAATGCAAACACTGGAATCAAGATACGACTACATATTAATTGACAGCCCACCAAATTTGGGATTAGTTCAAGGGAATGTTCTTTCTTATGCTGATAGTGTATTGGTTCCCTTTCAGCCGGAAGGATATAGCATGAGATCCTTAATTAAAATTCTAAATGCTATCCAAAATTTTAAAGAAAAGCATAATCCAAAATTGAATATTCTTGGTGTAGTCGCAACCCTTGTTGACCAGCGAACTACGCTCCATTCAGAAGTACTTCAGCAGTGCAGACGATATTGTTTAGAAAATGATATTCGTATGTTCGAAACAGTAATACCCCGTTCAGTTCGATTTGCTGCAAGCGTAGCATACGAACGAAAGCCTGCAACATTAACAGATTCAAAAAATCCGTTAGTTCAAGCTTATTTTGATTTATTAAAGGAGATCGAAGAATAA
- a CDS encoding YjcZ family sporulation protein, with protein MFGYGGFGGFGGGCGCGGFGYGGGGFGYGGGFALIVVLFILLIIIGSVCFY; from the coding sequence ATGTTTGGATACGGTGGTTTCGGTGGATTTGGCGGCGGATGTGGTTGTGGTGGCTTTGGTTACGGAGGCGGCGGATTCGGATACGGCGGCGGATTTGCTTTAATCGTTGTGTTGTTTATCTTATTAATCATCATTGGATCCGTTTGCTTTTATTAA
- a CDS encoding helix-turn-helix domain-containing protein yields the protein MPLQNNLRIIMAKQKIDSVSELMTITGLSRNALNKLWRDEDLESAKLGTLMIICDQLQIKLSDLIEYLPGEKQIIPEKQKKKPIN from the coding sequence ATGCCTTTACAAAATAATTTACGAATCATTATGGCAAAACAAAAAATTGATAGTGTTAGTGAACTTATGACAATCACTGGTTTAAGCCGCAATGCATTAAACAAATTATGGAGAGATGAAGATTTAGAATCTGCTAAATTAGGAACTTTAATGATTATTTGTGATCAACTTCAAATTAAATTGTCAGATCTAATTGAATATCTTCCGGGTGAAAAACAAATCATTCCTGAAAAGCAAAAGAAAAAGCCAATTAACTAA
- a CDS encoding group-specific protein has product MEKKRMISVQVNENEVKQLFLEKIEESIKRLENSHVFWDMKILCKKTCMSENNIKEKFFYDPFFPKYKIGSKWYIPAKEGEAFLLQWIREQPKRKV; this is encoded by the coding sequence ATGGAGAAAAAGAGAATGATTAGTGTTCAAGTTAATGAAAATGAAGTAAAACAACTATTTCTTGAAAAGATAGAAGAAAGTATCAAACGTCTAGAAAACAGTCATGTTTTTTGGGATATGAAGATTCTCTGTAAAAAAACCTGTATGAGCGAAAACAATATTAAAGAGAAGTTTTTTTATGATCCATTCTTTCCTAAGTACAAAATCGGCAGCAAATGGTACATCCCTGCAAAGGAAGGTGAGGCTTTTTTACTCCAATGGATTCGTGAACAACCGAAAAGAAAAGTATAA
- a CDS encoding YjcZ family sporulation protein yields MDGVGAGGGFALLVVLFILLIIIGASFMGGGLY; encoded by the coding sequence ATGGATGGTGTAGGAGCTGGAGGCGGCTTTGCTTTGCTCGTTGTATTGTTTATTTTGCTTATTATTATAGGTGCGTCCTTTATGGGCGGCGGATTATATTAA
- a CDS encoding Abi family protein has protein sequence MKPFQTHIQQIRILRGRGLTIRNGSYAMRILENEGYYNVINGYKDLFLVLNQNGAPASPEQYKPGTTFEEIHKLYVLDRELRNILLKYLLIFEKSVKSKISYRFSQKFKKANDYLNLKNFTSNTNQLKQVLKLITTLSNVITNQSDRNGPIKHYLDVHQEVPLWVLSNYLTLGNIQNFYMCLDDPLKDLIAQDFSKMYKKTYNVNLQFPKDSLIDVLKTANLFRNVCAHEERLYNFSLHRPARSRHNSNLLSIPNNLLTGNLFTMVSFLKLVITKKEHKSLISSLSQLFNKSQNDFSSVNFSQILNRMGFPSNWQNFF, from the coding sequence TTGAAGCCTTTTCAGACACATATTCAACAAATTAGGATACTCAGGGGTAGAGGGTTAACAATAAGAAACGGCTCTTATGCTATGAGAATTTTAGAAAATGAAGGCTATTACAATGTGATTAATGGCTATAAAGATTTATTTTTAGTTTTAAATCAAAATGGAGCACCTGCTTCACCAGAACAATACAAACCAGGCACTACTTTTGAAGAAATACATAAGCTGTATGTTTTGGACAGAGAGCTAAGAAATATCCTGCTTAAATATCTCTTGATTTTTGAAAAAAGTGTTAAATCGAAAATTTCGTATAGGTTTTCACAAAAATTCAAAAAAGCCAATGACTACCTGAATTTGAAGAATTTTACCAGTAACACCAATCAGCTAAAACAAGTGTTAAAATTAATCACTACATTATCAAACGTGATAACAAACCAATCGGACAGAAACGGTCCTATTAAACATTATTTAGATGTGCATCAAGAAGTTCCTCTTTGGGTTTTATCTAATTATTTAACTTTGGGTAATATCCAAAATTTTTATATGTGCCTTGACGATCCCCTTAAGGATTTAATAGCACAGGATTTTTCTAAAATGTACAAAAAAACTTACAATGTTAATCTTCAATTTCCGAAAGACTCATTAATTGATGTTTTGAAGACAGCAAACCTGTTTAGAAACGTTTGTGCACATGAAGAAAGATTGTATAATTTCAGCTTACATAGGCCGGCAAGGAGTAGGCATAATTCTAATTTGCTGAGTATACCAAACAATCTCCTTACAGGTAATTTGTTTACTATGGTCTCCTTTTTAAAATTAGTAATTACCAAAAAAGAGCATAAATCATTAATTAGCAGTCTTTCGCAACTTTTTAACAAATCCCAAAACGATTTTTCGTCCGTTAATTTTAGTCAGATATTAAATAGGATGGGATTCCCTTCTAACTGGCAAAACTTTTTTTGA
- a CDS encoding tyrosine-type recombinase/integrase yields MKNIEYVEAYRDHLLEEEKSKGTIEGYVSDVKDFMAFIKKDIKKIKKTDMNEFKEYLRQRKLKALTINRKLVGVKQFIDFANDRFELAISARVKQEKIQKQYSLKDEELLTEDDYKRLIASTEKSRDIRAKALFESMYYSGMRISEALQLRVDHVQKGLKVIEDIKGKGSKYRDIYMSDKLIKSLREYIEVRQQPFSSTTKALFVGERGPLTRQTAHSLIKKYAKAAGIELSKAHVHNLRHLFGLRLAAQGLPIQDIAKYLGHTSIEVTKIYLEKPQSHYVNLIDQL; encoded by the coding sequence ATGAAGAACATTGAGTATGTAGAGGCATATCGAGATCACCTCCTAGAAGAAGAAAAAAGTAAAGGCACCATTGAAGGATATGTTTCTGATGTGAAGGATTTTATGGCATTTATCAAGAAAGACATCAAAAAGATAAAGAAAACTGATATGAACGAATTCAAGGAGTACTTACGACAGCGTAAATTAAAGGCCTTAACCATAAATCGAAAACTAGTAGGGGTAAAGCAGTTTATTGATTTTGCTAATGATCGTTTTGAACTTGCAATTTCGGCCAGAGTGAAGCAAGAAAAGATTCAGAAGCAATATTCCTTAAAGGACGAAGAACTGCTTACAGAGGACGATTATAAACGCCTGATTGCATCTACTGAAAAGTCCCGTGATATTCGTGCGAAGGCATTATTTGAATCCATGTACTATTCGGGGATGCGTATAAGTGAAGCACTTCAGCTGCGAGTGGATCACGTACAAAAGGGATTGAAAGTCATCGAGGACATCAAAGGAAAGGGCTCAAAATACCGTGATATTTATATGAGCGATAAGCTTATCAAATCCCTTAGAGAGTATATAGAAGTAAGACAGCAGCCGTTCTCCAGCACAACAAAGGCTTTATTCGTTGGGGAGAGGGGGCCATTAACCAGGCAGACAGCTCACAGCCTTATTAAAAAATACGCAAAAGCTGCAGGCATTGAATTATCCAAAGCTCATGTTCATAATTTAAGGCATCTATTCGGATTACGTCTTGCCGCACAGGGCTTGCCGATCCAAGACATAGCTAAATATTTAGGCCACACCTCGATTGAAGTAACAAAGATTTACTTGGAAAAACCGCAATCACATTACGTAAATCTAATTGACCAATTATAA